Proteins found in one Streptomyces sp. NBC_00461 genomic segment:
- the recQ gene encoding DNA helicase RecQ yields MGGTVVTTAAHTSAAHGESEALATLHRVFGYDSFRGEQEAVIEHVVTGGDAVVLMPTGGGKSLCYQIPALVRPGTGIVVSPLIALMQDQVDALRALGVRAGFMNSTQDFGERRVVEAEYLAGELDLLYLAPERLRLDSTLDLLSRGKIALFAIDEAHCVSQWGHDFRPDYLALSLLGERWPDVPRIALTATATHATHQEITQRLHMPTARHFEASFDRPNIQYRIVPKADPKKQLLSFLREEHAGDAGIVYCLSRKSVESTAEFLSRSGIEAVPYHAGLDAGTRAAHQSRFLREEGLVVVATIAFGMGIDKPDVRFVAHLDLPKSVEGYYQETGRAGRDGLPSTAWMAYGLNDVIQQRKLIQLGEGDEAFRRRAGAHLDSMLALCETVQCRRGQLLAYFGQDPDPAGCGNCDTCLTPPETWDGTVAAQKVLSTVVRLQRERGQKFGAIQIVDILLGKRTAKVIQFDHDQLSVFGIGEELAEGEWRGVVRQLLAQGLLAVEGEYGTLVLTEDSGTVLRREREVPLRKEPKKPAPSRSASSSSGKGERKAKAAVAELPEELQPAFEALRAWRAEQAREQGVPAYVIFHDATLREIATAWPTSVTQLGGISGVGEKKLVTYGEGVLEVLAELGGAPGSTPTAGSTPTADSSPAVGSSPAAGSASGAGSGSAGDGGHGDDHWPEMDAEPEPDDWI; encoded by the coding sequence ATGGGCGGGACGGTTGTGACGACCGCAGCACACACATCGGCGGCACACGGCGAGAGCGAGGCGCTGGCCACACTCCACCGCGTCTTCGGGTACGACAGCTTCCGCGGCGAGCAGGAAGCGGTCATCGAGCATGTGGTGACCGGCGGCGACGCGGTGGTCCTCATGCCGACCGGTGGCGGCAAGTCCCTGTGCTACCAGATCCCGGCCCTGGTCAGACCTGGTACGGGCATCGTGGTCTCGCCCCTCATCGCGCTGATGCAGGACCAGGTGGACGCGCTGCGGGCGCTCGGCGTGCGTGCCGGGTTCATGAACTCCACGCAGGACTTCGGCGAGCGCAGAGTGGTCGAGGCCGAGTATCTGGCCGGCGAGCTGGACCTGCTGTACCTGGCGCCGGAGCGGCTGCGGCTCGACTCGACGCTCGACCTTCTCTCCCGTGGCAAGATCGCGCTCTTCGCCATCGACGAGGCGCACTGCGTGTCCCAGTGGGGCCACGACTTCCGCCCCGACTACCTGGCCCTCTCCCTGCTCGGCGAGCGCTGGCCCGACGTCCCGCGGATCGCGCTCACGGCCACGGCCACGCACGCCACGCATCAGGAGATCACCCAGCGGCTCCACATGCCGACGGCCCGGCACTTCGAGGCGAGCTTCGACCGGCCCAACATCCAGTACCGCATCGTGCCCAAGGCCGACCCCAAGAAGCAGCTGCTGAGCTTCCTGCGCGAGGAGCACGCCGGGGACGCGGGCATCGTCTACTGCCTGTCCCGCAAGTCGGTGGAGTCGACGGCGGAGTTCCTCAGCCGCAGCGGCATCGAGGCCGTGCCGTACCACGCGGGCCTGGACGCGGGCACGCGCGCGGCGCACCAGTCCCGGTTCCTGCGCGAGGAGGGCCTGGTCGTGGTGGCGACCATCGCCTTCGGGATGGGCATCGACAAGCCGGACGTGCGCTTCGTGGCCCACCTGGACCTGCCGAAGTCCGTCGAGGGCTACTACCAGGAAACGGGACGCGCCGGCCGGGACGGGTTGCCGTCGACGGCATGGATGGCATACGGCCTCAACGACGTCATACAGCAGCGCAAGCTGATCCAGTTGGGCGAGGGCGACGAGGCGTTCCGGCGCCGGGCCGGAGCCCACCTGGACTCGATGCTGGCGCTGTGCGAGACCGTCCAGTGCCGGCGCGGCCAGCTGCTCGCCTACTTCGGCCAGGACCCCGACCCGGCGGGCTGCGGCAACTGCGACACCTGCCTCACCCCGCCCGAGACCTGGGACGGCACGGTCGCGGCGCAGAAGGTGCTGTCGACGGTGGTGCGGCTGCAGCGCGAGCGCGGGCAGAAGTTCGGCGCGATCCAGATCGTCGACATCCTGCTCGGGAAACGCACGGCGAAGGTGATCCAGTTCGACCACGACCAGTTGTCCGTGTTCGGCATCGGCGAGGAACTCGCCGAGGGCGAATGGCGTGGTGTCGTACGGCAGTTGCTGGCGCAGGGACTGCTCGCCGTGGAGGGGGAGTACGGCACTCTGGTGCTGACCGAGGACAGCGGGACGGTGCTTCGGCGGGAGCGGGAGGTGCCCCTGCGCAAGGAGCCGAAGAAGCCGGCGCCCTCACGGTCGGCGTCGTCGTCCTCCGGAAAGGGCGAGCGCAAGGCCAAGGCCGCCGTGGCCGAGCTGCCCGAGGAGCTGCAGCCGGCGTTCGAGGCGCTGCGCGCCTGGCGCGCGGAGCAGGCCCGGGAGCAGGGCGTCCCGGCGTACGTCATCTTCCACGACGCCACGCTGCGGGAGATCGCCACCGCCTGGCCGACCTCGGTCACGCAGCTCGGCGGCATCAGCGGGGTCGGCGAGAAGAAGCTGGTGACGTACGGGGAGGGCGTGCTGGAGGTGCTCGCCGAGCTGGGCGGGGCACCCGGCTCGACCCCGACGGCCGGCTCGACCCCCACGGCCGACTCGTCTCCGGCAGTCGGTTCGTCTCCGGCAGCCGGTTCGGCGTCGGGGGCCGGTTCGGGGTCGGCCGGCGACGGCGGCCACGGTGATGACCACTGGCCCGAGATGGATGCCGAGCCGGAACCGGACGACTGGATATAG
- a CDS encoding ABC transporter permease — protein MSPQPRGRGRFALRYPRRAGRFALRLASLAAALGAWQLLAGLKIDLWLRFSQFPTVVDVAHAFADRLSGPDYWTDLTDSLTRILTGFLLAAFLGVATGVLVARSRLAEDLLGPVLEVIRPIPAIALVPVAILLFPSNEQGIVFITCTAAFFPVLVSTRHAVRALTPVWEEAVRTMGGGRWRVLGSVILPGALPGIFGGLSVGIGVSWICVISAEMISGQYGVGYRTWQDYTVVNYAGVFVGMVTIGVLGWLTSTAVELLGRRLTRWLPRTSYVPAGRPRPARAAAPAAPASAPTRTKTDPSTEEARDEHLV, from the coding sequence GTGAGCCCGCAACCGCGGGGGCGGGGCAGGTTCGCGCTCCGCTATCCGCGGCGAGCGGGCCGCTTCGCCCTGCGGCTCGCCTCGCTAGCGGCCGCCCTCGGCGCCTGGCAGCTGCTGGCCGGCCTGAAGATCGACCTGTGGCTGCGCTTCTCGCAGTTCCCCACGGTCGTCGACGTGGCCCACGCCTTCGCCGACCGGCTGTCCGGGCCCGACTACTGGACGGACCTCACCGACAGCCTCACCCGCATCCTCACCGGGTTCCTGCTCGCCGCCTTCCTGGGCGTGGCGACGGGCGTGCTCGTGGCGCGCTCCCGTCTCGCCGAGGACCTGCTCGGCCCGGTCCTGGAGGTGATCCGCCCGATCCCGGCGATCGCCCTCGTCCCGGTCGCGATCCTTCTGTTCCCGTCCAACGAACAGGGCATCGTCTTCATCACCTGCACCGCCGCCTTCTTCCCGGTCCTGGTCTCCACCCGGCACGCGGTCCGCGCGCTGACGCCGGTGTGGGAGGAGGCCGTGCGCACCATGGGCGGCGGCCGGTGGCGGGTCCTCGGCTCGGTCATCCTGCCGGGCGCGCTGCCCGGCATCTTCGGCGGCCTGTCCGTCGGCATCGGCGTCTCGTGGATCTGCGTGATCTCCGCCGAGATGATCTCCGGCCAGTACGGCGTCGGCTACCGCACCTGGCAGGACTACACCGTCGTCAACTACGCGGGCGTGTTCGTCGGCATGGTCACGATCGGCGTGCTCGGCTGGCTCACCTCCACGGCCGTGGAACTCCTCGGCCGCAGGCTGACGCGCTGGCTGCCCCGCACGTCGTACGTCCCCGCCGGCAGGCCCCGGCCGGCCCGCGCGGCCGCCCCGGCGGCCCCCGCCTCCGCGCCCACCCGGACCAAGACCGACCCGTCGACCGAGGAGGCACGCGATGAGCACCTCGTCTGA
- a CDS encoding 4Fe-4S dicluster domain-containing protein, translating to MPLAPQRADVPVTIDESKCIDGCTLCVDMCPLDSLAIDDSSGKAYMHVDECWYCGPCAARCPTGAVTVNMPYLLR from the coding sequence ATGCCTTTGGCGCCCCAGCGGGCCGACGTGCCCGTGACCATCGACGAGTCGAAGTGCATCGACGGCTGCACCCTCTGCGTGGACATGTGCCCGCTGGACTCCCTCGCCATCGACGACAGCAGCGGCAAGGCCTACATGCACGTCGACGAGTGCTGGTACTGCGGCCCGTGCGCGGCCCGCTGTCCCACCGGAGCCGTGACGGTCAACATGCCCTATCTGCTCCGGTGA
- a CDS encoding fumarate reductase/succinate dehydrogenase flavoprotein subunit produces MTTPVNTPLEIPALTDAEEIRCDVLVIGGGTAGTMAALTAAEHGANVLLLEKAHVRHSGALAMGMDGVNNAVIPGRAEPDDYVAEITRANDGIVDQSTVRQTATRGFGMVQRLESYGVKFEKDEHGDYAVRQVHRSGSYVLPMPEGKDVKKVLYRQLRRREMREKIRIENRVMPVRVLTAEGRAVGAVGFNTRTGAFVTVRAGAVILATGACGRLGLPASGYLYGTYENPTNAGDGYSMAYHAGAELTGIECFQINPLIKDYNGPACAYVANPFGGYQVNRHGERFVDSDYWSGQMMAEFAAEVASDRGPVYLKLSHLPEESVSALESILHSTERPTRGTFHSGRGHDYRTHDIEMHISEIGLCGGHSASGVRVDDHARTTVPRLYAAGDLACVPHNYMIGAFVFGDLAGADASQYQSYEGEFPEDQLREAHELIYRPLHHPEGPPQSQVEYKLRRFVNDYVAPPKSGARLSLALEAFERMHDDIAEMGARTPHELMRCAEVSFIRDCAEMAARASLARTESRWGLYHDRLDHPQRDDASWFHHLDLHKSPSGSMEFTARPVAPYLVPVDEFTPVGGPSRHLGEVHAEDVATAGSRDVAPVASGAREVTPAAVAETAGPGGDDTPDSPESRPEQTSARLLELVALSEEEPELHALRPYLTDLSPAVRREAVAVLTETVPPGTGPALAEALRDAAAEVRAAAAASLRELVETLPPEPALRDGLSAALAEPDPVVRAAALDVLRALRLGDAALFTGLLTDAVISVRIEAVRALVSVDAATELANAATADPSREVRVTIAKSLATVWAARVEGTEGAAAMSGNLSPDLDPDSVLTALADLTGDQDALVQGAAYGALGTTGCPAPLAARAVAALSDSAWQVRQGAATALSAAEPDVAIPALAKALADQNADVRKAAVLALTRHSGAEDARAALSTATSDSDADVRAYAARAL; encoded by the coding sequence GTGACCACCCCCGTGAACACGCCCCTGGAGATCCCCGCGCTCACCGACGCCGAGGAGATCCGCTGCGACGTCCTCGTCATCGGCGGCGGCACCGCCGGCACCATGGCCGCGCTGACCGCCGCCGAGCACGGCGCGAACGTGCTCCTCCTGGAGAAGGCCCACGTCCGCCACTCCGGCGCGCTCGCCATGGGCATGGACGGCGTCAACAACGCGGTCATCCCCGGCCGCGCCGAACCCGACGACTACGTCGCCGAGATCACCCGCGCCAACGACGGCATCGTCGACCAGTCCACCGTCCGCCAGACCGCCACCCGCGGCTTCGGCATGGTGCAGCGCCTCGAGTCGTACGGCGTGAAGTTCGAGAAGGACGAGCACGGCGACTACGCGGTCCGCCAGGTCCACCGCTCCGGCTCCTACGTGCTGCCGATGCCGGAGGGCAAGGATGTCAAGAAGGTCCTGTACCGGCAGCTGCGGCGGCGCGAGATGCGGGAGAAGATCCGCATCGAGAACCGGGTGATGCCGGTACGGGTGCTGACCGCCGAGGGGCGGGCCGTGGGGGCGGTCGGCTTCAACACGCGCACCGGCGCGTTCGTCACCGTCCGCGCCGGAGCCGTGATCCTGGCGACGGGCGCCTGCGGCCGCCTGGGTCTCCCCGCCTCTGGCTACCTCTACGGCACGTACGAGAACCCGACCAACGCGGGTGACGGCTACTCGATGGCGTATCACGCGGGCGCCGAGCTGACCGGCATCGAGTGCTTCCAGATCAACCCGCTGATCAAGGACTACAACGGCCCCGCCTGCGCCTACGTCGCCAACCCCTTCGGCGGCTACCAGGTCAACCGCCATGGCGAACGCTTCGTCGACTCCGACTACTGGTCGGGGCAGATGATGGCCGAGTTCGCGGCGGAGGTCGCGAGCGACCGCGGCCCCGTGTACCTGAAGCTGAGCCACCTTCCGGAGGAGTCGGTCTCCGCCCTGGAGTCGATCCTGCACTCCACGGAGCGCCCGACCCGCGGCACCTTCCACTCGGGCCGCGGGCACGACTACCGCACCCATGACATCGAGATGCACATCTCCGAGATCGGCCTGTGCGGCGGCCACTCGGCCTCGGGCGTCCGGGTCGACGACCACGCCCGTACGACGGTCCCCCGCCTGTACGCCGCCGGCGACCTGGCCTGCGTTCCGCACAACTACATGATCGGCGCGTTCGTCTTCGGCGACCTGGCGGGGGCGGACGCATCCCAGTACCAGTCCTACGAGGGCGAGTTCCCCGAGGACCAGCTGCGCGAGGCGCACGAGCTGATCTACCGCCCGCTGCACCATCCGGAAGGCCCGCCGCAGTCCCAGGTCGAGTACAAGCTGCGCCGCTTCGTGAACGACTACGTGGCCCCGCCGAAGTCGGGGGCCCGGCTGTCCCTGGCCCTGGAGGCCTTCGAGCGGATGCACGACGACATCGCGGAGATGGGCGCACGCACCCCGCACGAACTGATGCGCTGCGCCGAGGTCTCCTTCATCCGCGACTGCGCCGAGATGGCCGCGCGGGCCTCGCTGGCCCGCACGGAGTCCCGCTGGGGTCTCTACCACGACCGTCTCGACCACCCCCAACGCGACGACGCCTCCTGGTTCCACCACCTCGACCTGCACAAGTCCCCCTCTGGCTCCATGGAGTTCACGGCCCGTCCCGTGGCTCCCTATCTCGTCCCCGTCGACGAGTTCACCCCCGTCGGCGGTCCTTCCCGGCACCTCGGCGAGGTCCACGCCGAGGACGTCGCCACGGCCGGCTCCCGCGATGTGGCACCGGTGGCCTCCGGGGCACGGGAGGTGACGCCGGCGGCCGTGGCCGAGACCGCCGGGCCGGGCGGGGACGACACCCCCGACTCGCCGGAGTCCCGTCCCGAACAGACCTCCGCCCGTCTCCTGGAACTCGTCGCCCTCTCCGAGGAGGAGCCCGAACTCCACGCCCTGAGGCCCTACTTGACGGACCTGTCACCCGCCGTCCGGCGCGAGGCCGTCGCCGTCCTGACCGAGACGGTGCCGCCGGGCACCGGCCCCGCCCTCGCCGAGGCTCTGCGCGACGCCGCCGCCGAGGTACGGGCCGCCGCAGCCGCGTCCCTGCGCGAGCTCGTCGAGACGCTGCCGCCGGAACCCGCCCTGCGGGACGGCCTCTCCGCCGCCCTCGCCGAACCGGACCCGGTCGTCCGGGCCGCCGCCCTCGACGTCCTGCGCGCCCTGCGCCTCGGTGACGCGGCGCTGTTCACGGGCTTGCTGACCGACGCCGTCATCTCCGTGCGCATCGAGGCCGTACGAGCCCTCGTCTCGGTCGACGCCGCCACCGAACTGGCCAACGCGGCGACCGCCGACCCCTCCCGGGAGGTCCGCGTCACCATCGCCAAGTCCCTGGCGACGGTGTGGGCGGCTCGGGTGGAGGGCACAGAGGGTGCCGCGGCAATGTCCGGAAACCTCAGCCCCGACCTCGACCCTGACTCCGTTCTCACGGCCCTGGCGGACCTCACCGGCGACCAGGACGCGCTGGTCCAGGGCGCCGCCTACGGGGCGCTGGGCACCACGGGCTGCCCGGCACCGCTCGCCGCACGCGCCGTGGCCGCACTGTCCGACTCGGCCTGGCAGGTGAGGCAGGGCGCCGCGACAGCGCTGTCCGCCGCCGAGCCGGACGTGGCCATCCCCGCCCTCGCCAAGGCGCTCGCCGATCAGAACGCCGACGTACGCAAGGCAGCCGTGCTGGCCCTGACCCGGCACAGCGGCGCCGAGGACGCCCGGGCCGCCCTGTCCACGGCCACTTCGGACTCGGACGCGGATGTGAGGGCGTACGCGGCACGGGCTCTGTGA
- the nuoN gene encoding NADH-quinone oxidoreductase subunit NuoN yields the protein MSASAVHSLWTTAATAADPIAKIPAPKIEYGQLSPTLIVLGAAIVGVLVEAFVPRKSRYYAQVFVSAVALCAAFAAVVALAADGYGTTKAHIAAMGAIAVDGPSLFLQGTILLAGLVSLFTFAERRLDPEAHGNQVDSFAAQAASVPGSESEKAAVKAGFTTTEVFPLLLFAVAGMLVFPSANDLLTLFVALEVFSLPLYLMCALARRKRLMSQEAAVKYFLLGAFASAFTLFGIALLYGYAGSVSYARIAQVVDGTVTNVDPALAGTMGNDALLLVGGAMIVMGLLFKVGAVPFHMWTPDVYQGAPTPVTGFMAAATKVAAFGALLRLLYVVLPGLRWDWRPVMWAVAIVTMLGGAIVAITQTDIKRLLAYSSIAHAGFILAGVIATSKDGVSSVLFYLGAYSFVTIGAFAVVTLVRDAGGEATHLSKWAGLGRRSPLVAAVFAVFLLAFAGIPLTSGFSGKFAVFKAAAEGGAAPLVVVGVISSAVAAFFYIRVIVLMFFSEPRPDGPTVAVPSPLTMTAIGFGVVVTLVLGVAPQYFLDLASQAGVFVR from the coding sequence GTGAGCGCATCAGCCGTCCACAGCCTGTGGACAACGGCGGCAACCGCGGCCGACCCGATCGCGAAGATCCCCGCACCGAAGATCGAATACGGGCAATTGTCGCCCACCCTGATCGTCCTGGGCGCGGCGATCGTCGGGGTACTGGTCGAGGCGTTCGTGCCGCGCAAGTCCCGCTACTACGCACAGGTGTTCGTGTCCGCGGTCGCGCTCTGCGCCGCCTTCGCGGCGGTCGTGGCGCTCGCGGCCGACGGATACGGCACCACCAAGGCACACATCGCGGCGATGGGCGCGATCGCCGTCGACGGACCGTCCCTGTTCCTCCAGGGCACGATCCTGCTGGCCGGCCTCGTCAGCCTGTTCACCTTCGCCGAACGCCGCCTGGACCCGGAGGCGCACGGCAACCAGGTCGACTCCTTCGCCGCACAGGCGGCGTCCGTGCCGGGCAGCGAGAGCGAAAAGGCCGCGGTCAAGGCCGGGTTCACCACCACCGAGGTCTTCCCGCTGCTGCTCTTCGCGGTCGCGGGCATGCTGGTGTTCCCCTCGGCGAACGACCTGCTGACCCTGTTCGTGGCCCTGGAGGTCTTCTCCCTCCCGCTGTACCTGATGTGCGCCCTGGCCCGCCGCAAGCGGCTCATGTCGCAGGAGGCAGCGGTCAAGTACTTCCTGCTCGGCGCGTTCGCCTCCGCGTTCACGCTGTTCGGCATCGCGCTGCTGTACGGCTACGCGGGCTCGGTGTCGTACGCGCGGATCGCGCAGGTCGTCGACGGCACCGTCACGAACGTCGACCCAGCGCTCGCCGGCACCATGGGCAACGACGCGCTGCTGCTCGTCGGCGGCGCGATGATCGTCATGGGGCTGCTGTTCAAGGTGGGCGCCGTCCCGTTCCACATGTGGACGCCGGACGTCTACCAGGGCGCGCCGACCCCCGTGACCGGGTTCATGGCGGCGGCGACGAAGGTCGCGGCGTTCGGTGCGCTGCTTCGGCTGCTCTACGTCGTCCTGCCCGGGCTGCGCTGGGACTGGCGGCCGGTCATGTGGGCCGTCGCGATCGTCACCATGCTGGGCGGCGCGATCGTCGCGATCACGCAGACCGACATCAAGCGACTGCTGGCGTACTCGTCGATCGCGCACGCCGGATTCATCCTCGCGGGTGTCATCGCGACCTCGAAGGACGGCGTCTCGTCCGTCCTCTTCTACCTGGGCGCCTACTCCTTCGTGACCATCGGCGCCTTCGCGGTGGTCACACTGGTGCGGGACGCGGGCGGCGAGGCGACGCACCTGTCCAAGTGGGCCGGCCTCGGACGCCGCTCCCCGCTGGTGGCGGCCGTGTTCGCGGTGTTCCTGCTGGCCTTCGCCGGCATTCCGCTGACCTCCGGTTTCTCCGGGAAGTTCGCCGTGTTCAAGGCGGCGGCGGAGGGCGGCGCGGCCCCGCTGGTCGTGGTCGGTGTGATCTCGTCCGCGGTCGCCGCGTTCTTCTACATCCGCGTGATCGTGCTGATGTTCTTCAGCGAGCCGCGTCCCGACGGCCCGACGGTCGCCGTCCCGTCGCCGCTGACGATGACCGCGATCGGGTTCGGTGTCGTGGTCACGCTGGTGCTCGGTGTGGCGCCGCAGTACTTCCTGGACCTGGCGAGCCAGGCCGGAGTGTTCGTGCGCTGA
- a CDS encoding ABC transporter substrate-binding protein produces the protein MSRTSVKRTTVAVSTAALLLALSACGGSAEAGDGKNVTITVGYQSKTINTVTAGTLLRSLGYFEKDLNALHDGHTYKVDWQDYATGAPITAQMTAGKIDIGSMGDFPLLINAARGKQLGKPTHLVSVTGYNLRGGLNTIVTSPDSKLASLGDLKGKKVSTSIGSAADGTLVRALQRAGIDPEKGIEKLNQQPAVGASALSAGSADALSQFVAWPGLLTFQGKAKALYDGAQLNLPTFHGVTAREDFAKQRPAVLEAFLKAQSEATDYLNAHPVAAADSVAKATGLPAEVVYLYNGAHGISTFDPAVKPQLVSALKQDVSVLKAAKLTGDIDVDSFVDDQYVKKALGTAYTSRLTSKPPAAASEVWPKGSEKTIGFKSPAALLGYVAQHKDGIRAAYVPDATTGTLWFADKAVWVADGDQLLPFVAPATAKAYVAAHGGARVITYADALGRAS, from the coding sequence ATGTCCCGCACCTCTGTGAAACGCACGACGGTGGCCGTGTCCACCGCCGCTCTCCTCCTTGCGCTGAGCGCCTGCGGCGGCAGCGCCGAGGCGGGTGACGGCAAGAACGTCACCATCACCGTCGGCTACCAGTCGAAGACCATCAACACGGTCACGGCCGGCACCCTCCTGCGCTCCCTCGGCTACTTCGAGAAGGACCTCAACGCCCTCCACGACGGCCACACCTACAAGGTCGACTGGCAGGACTACGCCACCGGCGCCCCCATCACCGCGCAGATGACCGCGGGGAAGATCGACATCGGTTCGATGGGCGACTTCCCGCTGCTCATCAACGCCGCCCGGGGCAAGCAGCTCGGCAAGCCCACCCACCTGGTCTCCGTCACCGGCTACAACCTCCGCGGCGGTCTCAACACGATCGTCACCTCCCCCGACTCGAAGCTGGCCTCCCTCGGCGACCTGAAGGGCAAGAAGGTCTCCACGAGCATCGGCTCGGCCGCCGACGGCACCCTCGTACGGGCCCTGCAGCGCGCCGGCATCGACCCCGAGAAGGGCATCGAGAAGCTCAACCAGCAGCCCGCGGTGGGTGCTTCGGCCCTGTCGGCGGGCAGCGCGGACGCGCTGTCCCAGTTCGTCGCCTGGCCGGGCCTGCTCACCTTCCAGGGCAAGGCGAAGGCGCTGTACGACGGCGCCCAGCTGAACCTCCCCACCTTCCACGGTGTCACCGCCCGCGAGGACTTCGCGAAGCAGCGGCCGGCCGTACTGGAGGCCTTCCTCAAGGCCCAGTCGGAGGCCACGGACTACCTCAACGCCCATCCGGTCGCCGCCGCCGATTCGGTCGCCAAGGCCACCGGCCTGCCCGCCGAGGTCGTCTACCTCTACAACGGCGCCCACGGCATCTCCACCTTCGACCCGGCGGTCAAGCCACAGCTCGTCTCCGCGCTGAAGCAGGACGTCTCCGTGCTGAAGGCGGCGAAGCTGACCGGCGACATCGACGTGGACTCCTTCGTCGACGACCAGTACGTGAAGAAGGCCCTCGGCACCGCCTACACCTCGCGGCTCACCTCGAAGCCGCCCGCCGCCGCGAGCGAGGTGTGGCCCAAGGGCTCCGAGAAGACGATCGGCTTCAAGTCCCCTGCCGCGCTGCTGGGTTACGTCGCCCAGCACAAGGACGGTATCCGCGCCGCGTACGTCCCCGACGCCACCACCGGCACCCTCTGGTTCGCCGACAAGGCGGTCTGGGTGGCCGACGGCGACCAGCTCCTCCCCTTCGTGGCGCCGGCCACCGCGAAGGCGTACGTCGCCGCGCACGGGGGCGCCCGAGTCATCACGTACGCCGACGCGCTGGGGCGGGCGTCGTGA
- a CDS encoding ABC transporter ATP-binding protein, with translation MSTSSDTEVTAAPRTDTQAQTPPAVRGTRLTLGRAALGRPDAPVLADVDLDVAPGEILTVVGPSGCGKSTLLRTLAGLLTPLAGEITQDGSPLTGPSAERALIFQEDALLPWRTLRANVELPLAIRGLSRTERRAQAESWLGRVGLADHARHLPHRVSGGQRQRAQLARALAGAPRAVLMDEPFGALDAQTRAGMQDLLVEVLQGTGATVVFVTHDVDEALFLGDRVALLGNGRLTAVRDVPRPRDRTAHDDPARVALRRDVLSSLGT, from the coding sequence ATGAGCACCTCGTCTGACACCGAAGTGACCGCCGCCCCGCGCACCGACACACAGGCGCAGACGCCGCCGGCGGTACGGGGCACACGGCTCACCCTTGGCCGCGCCGCGCTCGGCCGCCCCGACGCCCCGGTCCTGGCGGACGTCGACCTGGATGTCGCACCCGGCGAGATCCTCACCGTCGTAGGACCCTCCGGCTGCGGCAAATCGACCCTGCTGCGCACCCTGGCCGGCCTGCTGACGCCGTTGGCCGGGGAGATCACCCAGGACGGAAGCCCGCTGACGGGCCCTTCCGCCGAACGCGCCCTGATCTTCCAGGAGGACGCCCTCCTGCCCTGGCGCACCCTGCGCGCCAACGTCGAACTGCCGCTCGCCATCAGGGGTTTGTCGCGCACCGAGCGCCGCGCCCAGGCCGAGTCCTGGCTGGGCCGGGTCGGACTCGCCGACCACGCACGGCACCTGCCGCACCGCGTCTCCGGCGGACAGCGCCAGCGCGCCCAGCTGGCCCGCGCCCTCGCGGGGGCGCCCCGCGCCGTCCTCATGGACGAACCCTTCGGCGCGCTCGACGCCCAGACCCGCGCCGGCATGCAGGACCTGCTGGTGGAGGTGCTCCAGGGCACGGGCGCGACCGTCGTCTTCGTCACCCACGACGTCGACGAGGCCCTGTTTCTCGGCGACCGTGTGGCGCTCCTCGGCAACGGCCGGCTGACCGCCGTACGCGACGTGCCGCGCCCGCGCGACCGTACGGCGCACGACGACCCCGCGCGCGTGGCGCTGCGGCGCGACGTCCTCTCCTCACTCGGTACCTGA
- a CDS encoding GntR family transcriptional regulator produces MPPSDRIRDHAGQGATTVAAHRARRRLRADQARQLADLLRHQLLAGGFPDGTLPHETILATDYRATRNTVRQALDLLRAEGLVDRLPGVGTVVVAQKYPHGLDRLMGLAETLREHGRVTNEVRTMGPAPAPAPVADRLHVQPGTDVLYIERLRRLNGLPLSLDLTYIPLDIGTSLLGADLENTDVFRLLETITGQGLGHAEITLEAVNADTHSAAVLEAPHGAAVLMLERLTHLADGRPVDLEFIRFRGDRITMSGLLHRVL; encoded by the coding sequence ATGCCACCCAGCGACCGCATCCGAGACCACGCCGGCCAGGGCGCGACCACCGTCGCCGCCCACCGTGCGCGGCGCCGGTTGCGGGCCGACCAGGCCAGGCAGCTCGCCGACCTGCTGCGCCATCAGCTCCTGGCCGGCGGGTTCCCGGACGGCACACTCCCCCACGAGACGATCCTCGCCACGGACTACCGCGCCACCCGCAACACCGTCCGTCAGGCCCTGGACCTGCTCAGGGCCGAAGGCCTCGTGGACCGGCTCCCCGGAGTCGGCACGGTGGTCGTCGCCCAGAAGTACCCGCACGGCCTCGACCGGCTGATGGGCCTCGCGGAAACCCTCCGCGAGCACGGCCGGGTCACCAACGAGGTCCGCACCATGGGCCCCGCCCCGGCACCGGCCCCGGTCGCCGACCGCCTGCACGTCCAGCCCGGCACCGACGTCCTCTACATCGAACGCCTGCGCCGCCTGAACGGCCTCCCCCTCTCCCTCGACCTCACCTACATCCCGCTCGACATCGGCACCTCCCTGCTCGGTGCCGACCTGGAGAACACCGACGTCTTCCGCCTCCTGGAGACGATCACCGGCCAGGGACTCGGCCACGCCGAGATCACCCTGGAAGCGGTGAACGCGGACACCCATTCCGCCGCCGTGCTCGAAGCCCCGCACGGTGCGGCCGTCCTCATGCTGGAACGGCTCACGCACCTCGCCGACGGCCGCCCGGTGGACCTGGAGTTCATCCGCTTCCGCGGCGACCGCATCACCATGAGCGGCCTGCTGCACCGCGTCCTCTAG